In Desulfosporosinus youngiae DSM 17734, the genomic stretch ATTGTATTTTGGTTTAAAATTATTATCTAGAAATAAGGTAAAATTCGTAAATACGTGATTAAGGATCAAAAATCAAAGTAATTTTTATTACCTAAAGACTACATAAAAATGCCGATATGCAAGGGATTTTTAAAATTTACGAAGATGGCATAATCAGAAATGAAGCTGATAAGTACAGATTTTAATTCTTATATTCTGATTTTTCAAGATTATAGAAGAAAAGACTATTCTGGAATGACAGCATGGAGTAAGGTCATAAGTAAGTAAATGGAAGGAATGTTAGATCATTAAATAACTCTGTCATATTTGTCCAAAATATGGCATAATAAAAGAAAATTCTCTATCGCTTATGAAGTAACTTCAAATTATTGGATTGGAGGATTATTATGGCTGTAATATTTCCTAAAATAGTAAAGTTGAGACTTCATGGATTTGATAAAATATTTACAAGTAATGAATTTGAAATTAGCTTTTCAAATAATTTAAGCATTCTTCTTGGAGGGAATGGGTTAGGAAAGACTACATTGCTCCAATGTATTGTCTATGGGCTAACTGGTGGTACTAACAATATAGAAGTTGAGGAAACAAAATTACACAGGTGGGATCATACTTATTTTAAAGGCAGAATAAACGCTGATGCTTATATCTGGATAGATTTTCTATTAGGCGAAAAGTATCTAAAAGTAAAGCGTGGATTTAATTCCCCACGGGTGCTTGAATGTGCTATGATCACTAAAAATAATAGTGAAGATATTATTTTTGATCAGGCTATTATAGAATATGGAAATTATAATAGTGTTAATGATTTTTCTTTTATTATAAATAGATTACTTTATTTACCTGAGAATCGTCGCTCATTATTGTGGGATTATAATGCACAAATTCGAGCACTTATGATAATAAATAATGAATTTGTTGTAGAGCAAGAGTATCGGTCTTTACGGCAATTAATTAAGTTAAAAGATAGTAATAAGCGAAAAATAGGCTGGGATATTGGTCGTATTGAGAAGAGTGCGGCTTTGCAAAACGTAAAGGAAACAAGCAATGATTCAAAAAATAATTCTGACGCGAGTGCTTACATAGAAAATAAAAAGGACTTGTTGACAAAACTTAAAAAATTGACTGATACAAGTAAACAACTTTATACCAAGATAAAATCTGATCAAGAAGCACGCAATAAGTTGGTTCAAAACATTTTAATCATAGGGGATCAGATACGTTCTACCGAATCTGATTACTTACGAGAACATTTACTTGAGCATGATGAAAAAAATGCTTTAGTTTTTAATAAAACGCTAAAAACAGGTTATTGTCCTTCATGTGACCAAAAATCAGATAATCTTAAAAACATAATTCAAGAACGTATTAAAAGGGGAGATTGCCTCGTATGTGGAGAACCTATTTCAAAGCATCAAGCCACAGCAGCTAACTTTAATTCAGATGATTTAAACTCTCAACTAAATGAGAAAATTACGGCAAGGAATACATTGGATATTCAAATATCTCAAAGTAACACTAAGCTGACGCAAATAGAAGAAAAAATTTCAACATTTAGAAATGAATTATCGGAATTAGACTTTGGTTATTCTGATGGCTATACAATTGATGAAAACGATGAAAATGAAAGTATGGATTTTGTAGATGAAGAACTAATAGCCAAAGAATATATAAATCTATGCCAACAAGAGAAAGAGTTTGAGCTAGAAATTGCTCAAATGACAAAACAGGCAGACAAAATGTATGATATATTCATTACTAACTTTCAAACAAGATATGAGCAATTACATAGTATTTACAGTGATCTGGCCTATAAATTTCTAGGTATACCAGTAGAACTCAAGTTTATTAAAAGTAAAGCTAGCTTTGTTAATATGAACTATTTAGTTCCACATTTTAGCAATGTAGATCGCGATTCCTCAGAAACTTGCTCGGAGGCACAAAGGTTTTTTTTAGATATTGCTTTTAGAATGTCGCTGATCGCTTTGAATAAAGCAATCAGCAATATCGATTCTACATTTATATGCGAAACACCTGAGAATGCATTAGATATAAGCTATATTGACAATGTCGTAAAAATGTTTATGACTTTCATGCAAAAGGGTGGAACTATGGTATTAACTAATAATTTGCAATATCTTGGGATTGCTCAGACTTTGATAAAAGAGGCAAAAAAACAAAAAATCAAAATTGATATATTCGACTTGTTAACGTATGGAAAGTTATCAGAAATACAAAGCGCCTCTAAACAATTACTTGAAATACGAGATGCTATTATAAAAGAGGTAGAATAATGAATAATGATTTTTTGTTACGCATCAAAGATGTAACCCTTTGCTTAATAGCGGCAAATAAATACGATATATTATTGGGGAGGCTTGAAATACAGAAAATTATTTACTTAGTAGATAGCATGAGTGCATATTTATTTGTTTTGTCCGGCAAAAACGGTCATCAAACATATTTTTATGGTCCTTATGATAAAAATATTCAGAATGCACTTGATGCTTTAACAATTAGGGATATTACGGAAACAAAAGATATAAAGATTGTTAATAAATCCATAACATGCAATTATTGTTTGACTGAAAGCGGGCTAGCATGGACTAAAAATATGCTGAAAGAATCTGAGTCAATTTGTCATCGAGCTAAAATTGCTGATGGAGTAATTTATAGTCTAGTTAAACGAAATTTATTAAACCAAGTGAAAGAACTTGTATATGCTGAGCCAGTATATCTTAACGCTAAAAGGCATGGTTATTATTATAATTTGAATATCGCTTGTGAAAATATTGGTCATAGTTATCTTTCATTGCTTGAACATTATCTGAGAACTAATGATAATCAAATGGATATAAATTTCGCCACTGATATGTATATTGACTATTTGAGTATGCGCAATGAAATACTTTTAGGCAGTACAGGAGGCAATTTAAATGCTGACAAGAATTGATAATATGATTGCTGCAAAAAAGATAAAATCACTTTTTGCAAATATTGCTGGACAATTAGACTTGCCAGAAATTGATATTCAAGATTGGATACAAAAACTGTTTCCGATCTTGCTTGATTTTCATTCTAAATATGGGAATAGACAGTATGTATTTATACTAAATAAATTATCGTTGCCATCAGAAGAATCTCAGTTACTGAATCCAGAGACTTTATGGAATTTGATTTCGAAAAGAATTGAGTGTTTTAATCTTGATTTAAATATTATGTTTTCTATTTCTGGACTAAATAGCTCAGAAATCGTGGATGTTTGTGATTATTGCTATGATAATGCGATACCGGCATTATATGTTTTTGGAGAGGAAATTTGTTTATATAACAGAGAAGGGCGTTGTGTGGCTTTCTATAACTTTGTTCATCCTGAGGTTACAACCAGAAATCGTATAGGCCTGAATGCTCGAAGCTATAGAGATTATAAGTTAGTGATTGAAGAACAAGGAACTAAACAATTAATAAATAAAATTGATGAAATATGGATTGATAGAAGTAAGCGAATATTAATTGCCAATCGACAAACAGAGAAAATATTACAAAACTTTCTTGCTAAGTGGTTGAATGATAATATTCATGATGCAAGAGTGGTTTCCGAAGTAGGTAAGATATCAGGTGTTGATAGAACGGACATAGAACTTACAAGTATATCGTCAGGAGATCATCTTATAATTGAAGTAAAATGGATGGGGATAAATGCTAGTGGGTCAAGTCATGATATTAGACGCCTTGAGGAAGGAATTCGCCAAGTGTGCACATACCTTGAGAGAGAACCCAGTGCGTTAGAAGGTTGTGTGGTTTGTTATGATGGAAGAAAAGAATCAGAAAAAGCGAATACTTTTACTCTCAATGAACCAATAGCACGACTTGACTATCGAATTGTTTGGCTTGAGTCCAAAAGTGGCAGCGAGATAGGAGCTTGTATTTAATGGTAGACGCGATATGGGAACATGATTACTATGATGACTGTATTCCAAATTTTAGTAATAATTTTAATAAGCCTCGACATAGGTGGTATGAATTTAAAGAAGGATATAGCGATGCATTCGTCTCAAGGGCGATTAGGCACTATGAATCAACTACTAATTTAAATTCTGGGGTTATTCTCGACCCGTTTTCCGGGTCAGGCACGACGTCATTGGTTGGAGTTCAGAATGGGTATAAAGCGTTAGCGTTTGAAGTAAATCCTTTTATGGCATTTATAAGTAGAACAAAGACAAAATCTTTTTCTGAAGATATTGCATTACTCGAAGATGAGCTAAAATCTATACTTTCATGCCGTCCAATGGAGTTAGAAAATATTCTTGAGGGATTTTCTACCTTTTCCCCATCTGAAAAAAATGAAAAATGGTTATTTAATAGAAGTGTGTTGCGTGGCTATGAAGCATTAAGACAGAGTATAGATAATTGTAGTATTGATAATCATCGCGATTTTTTTATTCTTGCCTTATACGCGGCTACTATGGACTGTTGCAACGCCAAGAGAGATGGAAAGTGTTTGCGGTATAAAAAATCTTGGAAAACGCTTGGTTATTCTTCTCTTGAATTAAGAGAGTCGTTTATTCGCTTCTCAAAAATGATCATTGAGGATTTAGTACGTACACCAATTAGAGAAGAGAAAGCTCAAATAATTAATAACGATTCAAGGCTCGGTTTAAAAAGTATTGAAAATAAAGTTGCCAATGTAATCACTTTTTCTCCCCCATACCTGAACTCATTTGATTATAGTGATGTGTACCGGCCAGAATTATTCTTAGGTGGTTTCGTTAATACTAACGACCAATTACGTCATTTACGCTCAAAAACACTGAGATCGCATGTGCAATATGCTTGGAATGATAATACTCCTTGTTCATCGAGTTGGGTTACGGACATTGTCACAAAAATAAGAGATAAAGAAAATTACTTGTGGAATAAAAACATTCCTGCAATGATACACAATTATTTTTCTGATATGCAAGAAATACTTCGTGAATGCTATCGTGTTGCATCAAGTGGAGCAGTAATGTGGTTCATCGTTAGCACTTCGGCTTATGCAGGTATTGAAATTCCTGTTGACCTAATTCTTGCAGACACTGCAACTCAATGTGGTTGGGAACTGGAAAGTGTGAATGCATTGAGGAATCTTAGGACCTCCAGTCAATGTATAGATTCTGATGTACGTAAGGTAAGACTAAGAGAATCAATGGTTGCCTGCCGAAAACGATAGGCAACCATTTTATTTAACTATTATAGGGTAGACCGGCTTAGAAATTCGTAAATGTCAAATAGTAGGCACATTGACTAAAAAATAAAATCCAACCAATTAGGTTGGATCCATTTTAGGCTTTATCTTGTTTGTAACAGTCTGCTGGCAACTCTGTTGACCACGGAACAAATTTTTCGATCAGTTCAGGATGGTTTATGAAATCCGTATTCGGCATTTGTTTCAATACGTACACCAAATAATTATAGGGCTTTAGATTATTGTTTCTGGCTGTTATCAAAACGCTGTAGATCATAGCGCTGGCTGTTGCTCCCCTAGGCGTTTCCATCGTAACCCAGTTTTTGCGCCCGATTGTAAACGGACGAAGACTCCGTTCGGCCAAATTGTTCGAGAGTTCAAGCCTTCCGTCTAAAAGAATATTTTCAAAATATGGCCACTGGTTTAAGCCATAGTTTACCGCTTCATAGAAATGGGTTTTAGGAACAGCATTTTTATTCATCTCTTTAAGCCACGCCAAAAAAGCGTCCATTACCGGTTTTAATAAGGCAAGACGTTTTCGATGACGTTCTTCAATGGAATAGTGTTTTAACCTTTCCTCTATATCAAAAAGAGTATCACAAAATTGAAGTCCCTCATAAGAAGCCGTTGTTTTCTTTTCTTCTTCCGAAAGAGACTGGATGCAATTTGTGAACCGCCGTCGCAGATGAGCTAGGCATCCAACCACTGTTATATCGGAATTTAATTTATGATACACCTCATATCCATCCGTGTGGACCCGGCATTGCCGCCGGGATACCAATCACCAACTGCAAATTGTCCCAGAATTGCTGAATATTAGTAAATGACGGATAAGTTAATCCTCCTCGAAGAATTATATTTCTCGTAAAGTTTTGCTGTCTAGAAAAGATTTGATAAAGGATAAACAAAGAGAGTACTGATGAAGGGGTATGCGGGAACTATCGTGTTTATCATCCATGACCAACAGCTGCTTGACAATGTGGCTGACATGATTTATGAAATTAAAACTGATTTATAGGTTTATAAGATTTGAAAAAGGAGGTTGGTTCACTGAATTTTGTTGATTATGTAAATTAATGATGCCGGGACCAAGCGGATCCCGGCAATTTACGAGAGAAAGCGGCGGTTTATGAAAAAGAGTTCTCATACTCAATCTATGAGAGGAGGGGTAAGCAATGTTGAGCATGATCATAATGGAGGTTTGTGCTGTCCTGCTTCTTGTGCTGGGCTTATTCTTGAAAAAGGGAAAAGGGCTTATGCTTTTGGCGGGATACAACACTATGTCCAAAGAAGAGCGGGATCTGATCGATAAAAGGGAGCTTTCAAAAGCTGCCGGAAACTTAATGTTCAGAGCTGCGCTTGCTTTAGCATTATTAGGTCTCACGATCTATTTCAAATTGAGTTGGGGAACGATTATCCTTATGGTTATTCTCATAGCCGATCCAATTATTTTATCAGTCAGAATGTCCGCCAAAATGCCAAAGACCACTTCCCGAGGCGGTATCATCGTTGCCCTGGTTTTTACTGCTGTGACCTTTATTTTCGTAGGTGGACTGCTTTTTTATGGGGAGAAAGAACCTGTAGTCAAAATTTCGGATAATCAAATCCGAATTGCTGGCATGTATGGCTTGAGTGTTGACTTTTCCGATATTTCTTCCATATCCCTGATCGAGAAAAGTGTGGCAGACCTGGGGGCCGGCCGCCGGACCAATGGCTATGGAGGATTTAGTGAATCCTTGAAAGGCCACTTTGATTCTCCTGATCTTGGGAAGGTTTTGCTTTTTGTTAAATCTGGAGCATCGCCTACCTTATGGATTGAACGGGAGAGCCAAGAAGATATTTATCTTAATTTTAAGGATGGGGAAAAAACGAAGGCTCTGTATCAGGAATTGAAAGGAGTAGTTCCCGTTAAATAACTCTCCAGCCATTTGCCAATGGGGAGCGGGGCAATGGCTGAAGGTGTCAGTCAATTACTCCCTATGAAAGTCCTTCACCCCAATTTCAACTTTGTTTTTTATTTAAACACATTAATCGGTTCTACATAAATTTCTGTTACCAATAATCTCTATGAGAGCCTGTAATGGCAAGGGTCTTGCCCCCTAAGGTACTAAAGGCTGACTACCTTGGTTGTTGCCTGCTTGTCATGTCAAAGATAGGGCTTGTACCAAGAATCTTACGCGCGTAAGATTCTTGGTACAAGCCCGGGAGAAGACGTTTCATCCTTGTGGGGATAATCCCATATTATGTGGATAAATGAAGAGAAAGGATTCGTGAAATAAGATGAGGGATATTATCCCGGAGCGTACGCCGTTTTTAATCGCGGCTGAAAGAGGAAGTCGGCTTTTCCCAGAACCGGGCTGAAAAATTGATGCGCCTTTACGAGGAGTTTGGGAGAGAACAGTCCTAACTTCTGAACATAAATATTTTAGTTCTTTCCTGATAAAAAACAAGCGTTATATCATTAACTTGGGATAAATATTACGCTGCTAAACGCTGTTCGGGAAGTAACCCATTGTAAAATAATGACTGCTTCCGTTTTTTATACTATAATATTCATTGAACTTCAGTCTAATTATAGACGAAAAGTACCGGACAAACAGGAATTTGTAGAGGTAAGGTGTAATTACAATGATTGAAACAGAAAGATTAACAATGCGACCATTTAATGAAGACGATTTGGACATTATTATGAGTCTTTATTCTAATGAAGAAATAATGAGATATATGCCAAATGATGTCATGAATGTAGAGAAAGCTCAAAAGCATTTAAATAAAGTTATATATGATTAGGACGAGAAACCACAAGTGAATTTTGAAATGGCAGTAATTTTGAAATATAATCAGAAAAAAATCGGTCGCTCTAGAATTCACTTAGATTATGAAACTGATACAGCAATGATTGGTTGGTTGCTATTAAAAAAAGAGTGGGGTAAGGGTTATGCAACAGAAATGACACGGGCTTTAATTGATTATAGTTTTGATGTATTAAATGTGCATAGAGTTTGTGCATTATGTCACCCTAAAAATATCGGCTCATGGAGAGCTTTAGAAAAATGCAATATGCGCAGGGAAGCATATTTTATACAAAATTGTAAATATGTTAAGGATGGTAATATAATATGGGAAGATGAATTGGAATATGCCATATTAGAATCAGAAAGATAAATTTCCAATTTATCGAAGTAATAAATCTTCTCGAAAAGCAATAGCTGCATCATAATCCCGTCAAGTTACTTTTTGCAGTGTCTTTGACAAACCCAAATGCGGAATTAACTTTTTTTCACAAAAGTTGGGAAGAGGATTTACAGAAAGGTACGACATCATTTTTGTATTCTCAAGGTATGTGGAGACCGTTTGCCTACTATCCGCAGATATCAAGGGTTCAAGGTTATAAAAAATTCCCACACGGGTTATCTGCCATCTTTTTCGTTGGTTCCATTCTTTTTGCTATAAAAAGCGGCCGGCTAAGGCTGCTGAAATTATTATTTCTATATTATAATTACTGAATACCAAGAGAGTATTCATCTAAGTCAACACCAATGAGACTAACAAAGCCGTTCTCGTATTCATTGGGGATGACATTTTTTATATCTGTAGCTTTAGGCAGTTGTTTGTTGTAACCACGCAGTCTCCCGTCCCGAAGCCGCCCTCCACATACTTGGAGAAGTCAAGCTGGTGTTCAAAAAGCACCGTGGGGCCGGCGCAAGTCTTCTCCGCTGTTTCCATCAGTTTGAGGATGTAGGCAGCATAACTGACGGCGCATTCTTCCACCCCCCCTGGTTAAAAAAGGAAATAAAGACACCATCAAGGCTTTCTCTTTGGTATAATAAGGTATTCCGAGTAACTGAAGGGAGAGTACCAATGAAAAATATCAACATTAACATATCTGTGCCTAATGAGATATTACTGACGCTTCGTGAATCTGACAACGAACTTGCCCTAAATATGAAGCGTTGGGCTGCGTTAAAACTTTTTGAAGACAAAAGGCTTTCAATAGGTCAAAGCGCAGAGCTTGCCGAAATGACCGAAGAGGATTTCGTCAGATATCTTAGTTCCAACAAGGTTTCTGTCTTTCCCTACCGAAACGTCAATGAATTAGTAGAGGATATGGATAATGCATAATCGGATTGTTGTTGTAAAAACCTTTATGGTAAGATAATTATTCCAAAAGCTGTACAAGATGAGGTAATGGCTAAAGAGGATTCTATCACACGGAGGCCATAGCTTTGTTTTGGAAATTGACAGTAATAGATTATTCATGATAACATGACTTGAACTTAGTTACTTAAATTAAAGGAGGACATTTTATCTATGCATTCTATTCGTTTAAGATAAGCTGGCAATAAAGAAGCGGTAAGATCATCCATGGTGGGCTTTTTTGTTGTGCTTATTTTGCGAATTGAGACATAGATAGGGGTGAAGTGTAACCATTTGAGGTTATACCTTTTGGCCAATGTCTCTTTGACGTGATATGCAGACTAAAAGCCCGCACTGCGGATTTTAGTCTGCTTTTTATTGCCCTATATGGAATTGCCGGTTTGGATAGTGTGCAAGTATTTTCATAATATGGAGGAACATTTATGTATTATATATTCATATAATCCTTCCTGCTCAAATCGCAGGGTTTTCCCTGCGAACAGGTCAATGAAAACATGCGATTTTCGACAGGAGGAACGATCATGGAATTAATCGTAAAAGCAAAAGACATTCGTTTGGAATATACAGGCCGCGATGTTTTGGATATTGATGAATTAGAATTATATGATTATGACCGCATTGGTTTGGTGGGAGCAAATGGCGCAGGCAAGAGCTCCTTACTCAAGGTGCTGTTGGGAGAATTAACCCTGCCGGGATGTAAAATCAATCGTCTGGGAAGGTTGGCCTATATCCCTCAGTTAGAGGAAGCCATTTTAGAAGAGGTCAAAGATTTTGCCCTCATCGGTAAACTGGGTGTTAGTCAAATAGAAGTACAGACCATGAGCGGCGGGGAGGAAACAAGGCTTAAAATAGCCCAAGCTCTTTCGGAACAGGTGCATGGCATCTTGGCAGATGAACCAACCAGTCATTTAGACCGTGAAGGGATGGATTTTTTAATCGGACAGCTGAACTATTTCTCCGGCGCCTTACTCGTGATCAGCCATGACCGCTATTTCCTTGATGAGGTGGTTGATAAAATATGGGAACTGAACGACGGAAAAATTACAGAGTACTGGGGTAACTATTCCGATTATCTCCGCCACAAAGAGGAAGAACGCCAAAGCCAGGCTGCGAGATACGAACAATTCGTTGCTGAACGGAACAGATTGGAACGAGCTGCTGAGGAAAAGCGCAAGCAGGCACGTAAAATGGATCGCAAAGCCAAAGGTGCGGCAAAGAAAAATAGTTCTGAAAGCGGCGGACGCCTGGGACATCAGAAAACCATGGGAAGCAAGCAAAAAACACTGTTTAATGCTGCTAAGTCC encodes the following:
- a CDS encoding IS66 family transposase, encoding MVSRRQCRVHTDGYEVYHKLNSDITVVGCLAHLRRRFTNCIQSLSEEEKKTTASYEGLQFCDTLFDIEERLKHYSIEERHRKRLALLKPVMDAFLAWLKEMNKNAVPKTHFYEAVNYGLNQWPYFENILLDGRLELSNNLAERSLRPFTIGRKNWVTMETPRGATASAMIYSVLITARNNNLKPYNYLVYVLKQMPNTDFINHPELIEKFVPWSTELPADCYKQDKA
- a CDS encoding ATP-binding protein; this translates as MAVIFPKIVKLRLHGFDKIFTSNEFEISFSNNLSILLGGNGLGKTTLLQCIVYGLTGGTNNIEVEETKLHRWDHTYFKGRINADAYIWIDFLLGEKYLKVKRGFNSPRVLECAMITKNNSEDIIFDQAIIEYGNYNSVNDFSFIINRLLYLPENRRSLLWDYNAQIRALMIINNEFVVEQEYRSLRQLIKLKDSNKRKIGWDIGRIEKSAALQNVKETSNDSKNNSDASAYIENKKDLLTKLKKLTDTSKQLYTKIKSDQEARNKLVQNILIIGDQIRSTESDYLREHLLEHDEKNALVFNKTLKTGYCPSCDQKSDNLKNIIQERIKRGDCLVCGEPISKHQATAANFNSDDLNSQLNEKITARNTLDIQISQSNTKLTQIEEKISTFRNELSELDFGYSDGYTIDENDENESMDFVDEELIAKEYINLCQQEKEFELEIAQMTKQADKMYDIFITNFQTRYEQLHSIYSDLAYKFLGIPVELKFIKSKASFVNMNYLVPHFSNVDRDSSETCSEAQRFFLDIAFRMSLIALNKAISNIDSTFICETPENALDISYIDNVVKMFMTFMQKGGTMVLTNNLQYLGIAQTLIKEAKKQKIKIDIFDLLTYGKLSEIQSASKQLLEIRDAIIKEVE
- a CDS encoding DUF3102 domain-containing protein gives rise to the protein MKEEVGFSQNRAEKLMRLYEEFGREQS
- a CDS encoding Msr family ABC-F type ribosomal protection protein, with protein sequence MELIVKAKDIRLEYTGRDVLDIDELELYDYDRIGLVGANGAGKSSLLKVLLGELTLPGCKINRLGRLAYIPQLEEAILEEVKDFALIGKLGVSQIEVQTMSGGEETRLKIAQALSEQVHGILADEPTSHLDREGMDFLIGQLNYFSGALLVISHDRYFLDEVVDKIWELNDGKITEYWGNYSDYLRHKEEERQSQAARYEQFVAERNRLERAAEEKRKQARKMDRKAKGAAKKNSSESGGRLGHQKTMGSKQKTLFNAAKSMEHRIAALGEAEAPENIRTIRFRQSKTLELHNPYPIIGTEINKGFGDKVLLEKASFSIPLGAKAALTGGNGSGKTTLIQMILNREEGISISPKAEIGYFAQNGYKYNRNQEVMEFMMEDCDYNISEIRSVLASMGFVQNDIGKRLAVLSGGEMIKLQLAKMLMGRYNILLMDEPSNFLDLPGLEALEVLMKGYAGTIVFITHDQWLLDNVADMIYEIKSKKLNLIR
- a CDS encoding UPF0175 family protein, which gives rise to MKNININISVPNEILLTLRESDNELALNMKRWAALKLFEDKRLSIGQSAELAEMTEEDFVRYLSSNKVSVFPYRNVNELVEDMDNA
- a CDS encoding DUF3784 domain-containing protein translates to MLSMIIMEVCAVLLLVLGLFLKKGKGLMLLAGYNTMSKEERDLIDKRELSKAAGNLMFRAALALALLGLTIYFKLSWGTIILMVILIADPIILSVRMSAKMPKTTSRGGIIVALVFTAVTFIFVGGLLFYGEKEPVVKISDNQIRIAGMYGLSVDFSDISSISLIEKSVADLGAGRRTNGYGGFSESLKGHFDSPDLGKVLLFVKSGASPTLWIERESQEDIYLNFKDGEKTKALYQELKGVVPVK
- a CDS encoding DUF2800 domain-containing protein, producing the protein METAEKTCAGPTVLFEHQLDFSKYVEGGFGTGDCVVTTNNCLKLQI